CCCGTAATCAAACTGGCATAGGAGAAAATAACATGGACTGTTCCGGGGGTGAACTTACTGGAGCCGCAGGAGCTTGAGATCATCATCAACAGGGAGGGCAATATCGAGGTCAGGGTACGCGGGTCAAAAGGGGACCAGTGCCTCGAGATTACCAGAGGCCTTGAGGAGAGTATAGGCAAACTCGAGCAGCGGGAGTATTCCCCTGAATATTACGAGGAACGGGTTGTTCTGCACGACGAAGGCACAATCCCAATAAAACGGTAATACAATTTTATTGCCCGGGATCGGCATAGATTATCCATTTTTAAGGTCTGTACAAAACAATTCTCCCAAGAGAATGGAAAAATGAAATGCCTTTAACCAAATATCTTCTTTGACTGTTCGAGTGCATCAACTGCCGGAAGTTTCTTGCCGGTCAAAAACTCGATGCATGCCCCGCCGC
Above is a genomic segment from Methanoregula sp. containing:
- a CDS encoding DUF2997 domain-containing protein — encoded protein: MNLLEPQELEIIINREGNIEVRVRGSKGDQCLEITRGLEESIGKLEQREYSPEYYEERVVLHDEGTIPIKR